A segment of the Candidatus Hydrogenedentota bacterium genome:
ACCGATACCAACTACCTTCAGCTGCGTGAGTTTGCACAAAAGCTCTCAGGCACGGAATCCCAATTCAATGTGTACTGGGACGGTGCATCGGGTCAGGCGGTTATTCAGCCCGGCATGGCGTATACAGGATCAGCAGCATGATGATCAGAAAGGTGTGAAACCCTTTCCTATCCAAATTCATGTTTCATGTCGAAAAAACGATGTTTCATGCAGACAATGGTTTTTAACATAAAATTTTTGATAGAGTGAACCCCTGGGAATTTGCCCGATACAAACCCAAAAGTGGAGGATTTAGAAATGAAAAAGATACTGGTACTTATGATGGCGCTTGTTATGGTGCTGAGCCTTGCAGCCTGCGGAGGGGACAGCGCTGCACCCGATTCCACTCCCGCTCCCGAGACATCCGCACCCGCAGCATCGGAAGCAACGTTTGTTTCGATGACGTTCGGTGATATTACCATGAATGTGCCGGACGTTTTTAGCGAGGTTACCTATACCGAGGGGACGTATCTATCCAACGGACCCGATTCCGCAGTCTCAGTGTCCGACGCAATGGAAGTAACAGAGCTTGACTTTCTGCCTGCCGAGTGGGACGAGAGCATTGCACAGAGCATAAGCGAAATGCTGTTTAGTGAGACATACAGCAATATTGAACTGGCTGCCTTTGAAGGCAATGTCAATATGAACGGGAATGCCGCGGTTTATTTTGCCTTCTACGGCGAAAATTCAAGCGGCGAAGAGCGGCTGGTTCAAGTCGTATATCTTTTTAATGACGACCAGACCCAGCAGTACCTCGTCA
Coding sequences within it:
- a CDS encoding acid shock protein: MKKILVLMMALVMVLSLAACGGDSAAPDSTPAPETSAPAASEATFVSMTFGDITMNVPDVFSEVTYTEGTYLSNGPDSAVSVSDAMEVTELDFLPAEWDESIAQSISEMLFSETYSNIELAAFEGNVNMNGNAAVYFAFYGENSSGEERLVQVVYLFNDDQTQQYLVSLIHNADDEFFAAEVGGEIINSITLNK